The DNA segment GCATCCATGCCCAGGGAGACATCATGATTCGCGTTTTGATCGCCGACGATCACCAGATCGTGCGCGCCGGTCTGCGGCAGTTTATTGCCGACGAGCCCGATATCCGGGTGGAGGGCGAGGCAGCCAGCGGCGACGAAGTCATGGTACGGCTGCGTGAGCTCGAGTTCGATGTGGTGGTGCTCGATATCTCGATGCCCGACCGCAACGGCATCGACGTGCTCAAGCTGCTGCGCCAGCGCCATCCCGACCTGCCGGTGCTGATCCTCTCCACCTACCCGGAAGACCAGTACGCCATCAACCTGATCCGCGCGGGCGCTTCCGGCTACCTGACCAAGGAAAGCGCGCCCGACGATCTCGTCAAGGCCATCCGCACCGTGGCCCAGGGCCGGCGCTATGTCAGCGCCAACGTGGCGGACCTGCTTATCGGCGGGCTCGACAAGCCCACCAACCAGCCGCTGCACCAGACCTTGTCCAAGCGCGAGTTCCAGATCTTCTGCAAGCTCTCGCGCGGGCAGTCGGTCTCGGTGATCGCCGAGGAGCTGTTCCTGAGCGTCAAGACGGTCAGCACCTATCGCTCGCGCATCTTGGAAAAGATGGGCATGAAGACCAATGCCGACCTGACCTACTACGCGATCAAGAACGGCCTGGTGGAGTAGGCGCCGCAAAGGCAAGGCGCATTCCACGGCACTCTGCCGCGTTTGCCCGACGCTGCTGTAGGACGGACGCCGATGGTCTCTCCCTATACTCTGTTGCTACCATGGAACCATGTTGGATCAAGCTGCGGCCCCCTCGTATCGCGCGCTGCGGGTCTTGCTAATCGAGGACTCAGCGGTACTGCGGGGTATGTTGCTTGAATACCTGAACGCGTTTCCGTTTATCGAAGTCGTGGATTGGGCGGATACCGAAAGCGCAGCGCTGCGCCTCTACGAGGCGGGCAGGTATGAGGTCGTCATTGTCGACCTGCAGTTGCGGCAGGGCAACGGGATCAACGTGCTGCGCGCCTTGCAGAAGACCGAGATGTCAGGCATCCGCATCGTTTACACCAATCATGCCCAGGTGCCTACCTACCGGCGGCAGTGCGCCGAGGCCGGCGCGGACTATTTCTTTGACAAGTCGCTTGAGCTCGAGCAGGTGTTCCGGGTGATCGAGGAGTACGCGCAGGCAGGTGGCTGAATCCGTATCGACCATATTGACCATATCGAACATATCGACCGTATTGTCAGTACCAGCAGTTCCAATCGCGGCCATGCCGCGTCAACCTAGAGCAAGGAGAGAATCATGAGAAAGCTGATGGCGCTGTGTGCCCTGGCAGGTGTGGTCCTGGTAACTGGTTGCAACACGATGGCCGGTGCCGGCAAGGACATCGAGAAGGGCGGCGAGAAGGTGCAAGGCGCCGCCGAGAGCACCAAGCAGAAGATGTAAGGTGCCCGCCGCCGTGCCATGTGCATGGCACCCGGGCAAGTGAACAGGTGGACAAGAGGAATGGAAAAGGGGCTCCGCGGAGCCCCTTTTCCATTTTTCACCGCCTG comes from the Cupriavidus basilensis genome and includes:
- a CDS encoding response regulator yields the protein MLDQAAAPSYRALRVLLIEDSAVLRGMLLEYLNAFPFIEVVDWADTESAALRLYEAGRYEVVIVDLQLRQGNGINVLRALQKTEMSGIRIVYTNHAQVPTYRRQCAEAGADYFFDKSLELEQVFRVIEEYAQAGG
- a CDS encoding entericidin A/B family lipoprotein → MRKLMALCALAGVVLVTGCNTMAGAGKDIEKGGEKVQGAAESTKQKM
- a CDS encoding response regulator transcription factor, with protein sequence MIRVLIADDHQIVRAGLRQFIADEPDIRVEGEAASGDEVMVRLRELEFDVVVLDISMPDRNGIDVLKLLRQRHPDLPVLILSTYPEDQYAINLIRAGASGYLTKESAPDDLVKAIRTVAQGRRYVSANVADLLIGGLDKPTNQPLHQTLSKREFQIFCKLSRGQSVSVIAEELFLSVKTVSTYRSRILEKMGMKTNADLTYYAIKNGLVE